From a single Collibacillus ludicampi genomic region:
- a CDS encoding DUF1659 domain-containing protein codes for MNKTAGYSSLVLQLQTGTDATGKPKLKQKEFPNVKATATDQDIFEVAQALAKLQGLPLYSVMRVDRAELNQ; via the coding sequence ATGAACAAAACGGCAGGCTACTCCAGTCTCGTACTGCAACTGCAGACCGGTACGGACGCTACAGGGAAGCCCAAACTCAAGCAGAAGGAGTTTCCCAATGTCAAAGCGACGGCGACAGACCAGGACATTTTTGAAGTCGCTCAGGCGCTCGCCAAATTGCAAGGACTTCCACTCTATAGTGTGATGCGCGTTGATCGCGCGGAACTCAATCAATAA
- the sda gene encoding sporulation histidine kinase inhibitor Sda, which yields MSILQYLSNEELLDCYEIAIELKLEDCFIQMLLKEIQLRGLTAEKLVE from the coding sequence ATGAGCATTCTGCAGTATTTAAGCAATGAAGAATTATTGGATTGTTACGAGATAGCTATCGAGTTAAAACTTGAGGATTGTTTCATTCAAATGCTTTTAAAAGAGATCCAACTTCGCGGTTTAACGGCTGAGAAATTGGTAGAATAG
- a CDS encoding DUF2922 domain-containing protein, protein MTSKNLELLFITSGNKTVRFSLANPVDPIDPSLVQSTMDLIVQKNIFATPTGDLVKKAEARVVETNRTQVL, encoded by the coding sequence ATGACGAGCAAAAACCTGGAGTTACTCTTTATCACTTCCGGTAACAAGACGGTACGATTCTCACTCGCTAATCCCGTCGATCCGATTGACCCTTCGTTGGTGCAATCCACGATGGATTTGATCGTACAAAAAAACATTTTTGCAACGCCTACAGGCGATCTGGTGAAAAAGGCGGAAGCGCGTGTCGTTGAGACGAACCGTACACAAGTGTTGTAA
- a CDS encoding DedA family protein — protein sequence MFKTLWQTFLHWVHAAGYSGVVAAMILEGLGIPFPGDAVMAFYGFLAAQGRFSFLIIWLSASIGCYIGSLAAFFFGRRYGLPFLLRFGRFALIRPEQIKQTERLSRRFGIFVLVFGRFLPGVRTLSSYFAAIGGMSWPTFLCFSLLGFFAWCFTWVGLGVYLGEHWRDLVEIINRSLLWITGCLIVCMFFYLWRHRQR from the coding sequence GTGTTCAAGACATTGTGGCAAACATTTCTTCATTGGGTACACGCTGCCGGTTATTCGGGGGTCGTTGCCGCCATGATTTTGGAGGGACTCGGGATCCCCTTCCCCGGTGATGCCGTGATGGCCTTCTACGGATTTCTCGCGGCACAAGGCCGCTTCTCCTTCCTGATCATCTGGCTGTCCGCATCAATCGGCTGTTATATAGGTTCCCTCGCCGCTTTTTTCTTCGGGCGACGTTACGGACTGCCCTTTCTCCTGCGTTTTGGACGATTTGCGCTGATACGACCGGAACAAATTAAACAAACGGAACGATTATCACGCAGATTCGGTATCTTCGTCTTGGTTTTCGGCCGTTTTCTTCCGGGAGTACGCACATTATCCAGTTATTTTGCGGCGATCGGCGGGATGTCATGGCCTACATTCTTGTGTTTTTCCCTTCTCGGCTTTTTCGCTTGGTGCTTCACCTGGGTGGGGCTGGGGGTTTATCTGGGAGAACATTGGCGCGACCTTGTCGAGATCATCAACCGCTCCCTTCTGTGGATCACAGGCTGCCTCATTGTCTGCATGTTCTTCTATCTTTGGCGTCATCGCCAAAGGTAG